One Caulobacter segnis genomic window carries:
- a CDS encoding MucR family transcriptional regulator — protein MASQGGGTETTNDDGVDILGLSAEIVAAYVGQNTVSQTAIPELIRTVHEALTSLNNGGEAPRPAEKAKPAVPVGRSVQHDFIVCLEDGKKLKMLKRYLRSHYDMSPEEYRRKWSLPPDYPMVAPAYAARRSDFAKKIGLGKGVRRGS, from the coding sequence ATGGCGTCTCAGGGCGGCGGCACGGAAACGACGAACGACGATGGCGTCGACATCCTGGGGCTCAGCGCCGAGATCGTAGCGGCCTATGTCGGCCAGAATACAGTCTCCCAGACGGCCATTCCGGAGCTTATCCGCACGGTTCACGAGGCTCTGACCTCGCTCAACAACGGTGGCGAGGCGCCTCGCCCGGCCGAGAAGGCCAAGCCGGCGGTGCCCGTGGGCCGCTCGGTGCAGCACGACTTCATCGTCTGCCTCGAGGACGGGAAGAAACTGAAGATGCTCAAGCGCTATCTGCGCTCGCACTACGACATGAGCCCCGAGGAATACCGCCGCAAATGGAGCCTGCCGCCGGACTATCCGATGGTGGCCCCGGCCTATGCGGCCCGACGCTCGGACTTCGCCAAGAAGATCGGCCTGGGCAAGGGCGTGCGACGCGGCAGCTGA
- the glyA gene encoding serine hydroxymethyltransferase, with amino-acid sequence MTQANTSAFFGADLATADADIFDRIGRELDRQQNQIELIASENIVSKAVLQAQGSILTNKYAEGYPGKRYYGGCEYVDEIETIAIERAKQLFGAGFANVQPHSGSQANQSVFMALLQPGDTFLGMDLAAGGHLTHGSPANQSGKWFKPISYTVRQQDQLIDYDGVAEIAQREKPKLIIAGGSAYSREIDFARFREIADSIGAYLMVDMAHFAGLVAGGVFPNPVPHAHVVTTTTHKTLRGPRGGMVLTNDEAIIKKVNSAVFPGLQGGPLEHVIAAKAVAFGEALQPSFKDYAKQIIANAKALSEALAKSGVNIVSGGTDSHLMLVDLRPKGVTGRDAEHSLERAHMTCNKNGVPFDTAPFTITSGIRLGTPAGTTRGFKEAEFTRVGELIGEVVNGLAANGPEGNAAVEAKVREEVLALTARFPIYN; translated from the coding sequence ATGACCCAAGCCAATACCAGCGCCTTTTTCGGCGCGGACCTCGCCACCGCGGACGCAGACATCTTCGACCGCATCGGTCGGGAGCTGGATCGTCAGCAGAACCAGATCGAGCTGATCGCCTCGGAGAACATCGTCTCCAAGGCCGTCCTGCAAGCCCAGGGCTCGATCCTGACCAACAAGTACGCCGAGGGTTATCCCGGCAAGCGCTATTACGGCGGCTGCGAATATGTCGACGAGATCGAGACGATCGCGATCGAGCGCGCCAAGCAGCTGTTCGGGGCCGGCTTCGCCAACGTTCAGCCGCACTCGGGCTCTCAGGCCAACCAGTCGGTGTTCATGGCCCTGCTGCAGCCGGGCGACACCTTCCTGGGCATGGACCTGGCCGCCGGCGGCCACCTGACCCACGGTTCGCCCGCCAACCAGTCGGGCAAGTGGTTCAAGCCGATCTCGTACACCGTGCGCCAGCAGGACCAGCTGATCGACTATGACGGCGTGGCCGAGATCGCCCAGCGCGAGAAGCCCAAGCTGATCATCGCCGGCGGCAGCGCCTACAGCCGCGAGATCGACTTCGCTCGCTTCCGCGAGATCGCCGACTCGATCGGCGCCTATCTGATGGTCGACATGGCCCACTTCGCGGGCCTGGTGGCCGGCGGCGTGTTCCCGAACCCGGTCCCGCACGCCCACGTCGTCACCACCACCACCCACAAGACCCTGCGCGGTCCGCGTGGCGGCATGGTGCTGACCAACGACGAGGCGATCATCAAGAAGGTCAATTCGGCCGTCTTCCCGGGCCTGCAGGGCGGTCCGCTGGAGCACGTCATCGCCGCCAAGGCCGTGGCCTTCGGTGAGGCGCTGCAGCCGTCGTTCAAGGACTACGCCAAGCAGATCATCGCCAACGCCAAGGCGCTGTCGGAAGCCCTGGCCAAGTCGGGCGTCAACATCGTCTCGGGCGGCACCGACAGCCACCTGATGCTGGTCGACCTGCGTCCCAAGGGCGTGACGGGCCGCGACGCCGAGCACAGCCTCGAGCGCGCCCACATGACCTGCAACAAGAACGGCGTGCCGTTCGACACCGCGCCGTTCACGATCACCTCGGGCATCCGCCTGGGCACGCCGGCCGGCACGACGCGCGGCTTCAAGGAAGCCGAGTTCACCCGCGTGGGCGAGCTGATCGGCGAAGTGGTCAACGGCCTGGCCGCCAACGGCCCCGAAGGCAACGCGGCCGTCGAGGCCAAGGTGCGCGAGGAAGTGCTGGCCTTGACGGCTCGCTTCCCGATCTACAACTAA
- the nrdR gene encoding transcriptional regulator NrdR produces MRCPFCGHAESQVKDSRPSEDGAAIRRRRMCPECGGRFTTFERVQLRELIILKRSGRRSPFDRDKLVRSIALATQKRPVEAERVERMINGIVRQLESMGETELPSSTVGEMVMKALKSLDDVAYVRYASVYRDFKETSDFAKFLGEEGLSDSGEDEL; encoded by the coding sequence ATGCGCTGCCCCTTCTGCGGACACGCCGAAAGCCAGGTCAAGGACAGCCGCCCGTCGGAAGACGGTGCGGCCATTCGTCGCCGCCGGATGTGCCCGGAGTGCGGCGGTCGCTTCACCACCTTCGAACGGGTCCAGTTGCGCGAGCTGATCATCCTGAAGCGGTCGGGCCGGCGTTCGCCGTTCGACCGCGACAAGCTGGTCCGCTCGATCGCCCTGGCCACCCAGAAGCGCCCGGTCGAGGCTGAGCGCGTCGAGCGGATGATCAACGGCATCGTCCGGCAGCTGGAAAGCATGGGCGAAACCGAGCTTCCGTCCTCGACGGTGGGTGAAATGGTCATGAAGGCGTTGAAATCGCTCGATGACGTGGCCTATGTCCGCTACGCCTCGGTCTATCGGGATTTCAAGGAAACGAGCGACTTCGCGAAGTTCCTGGGCGAAGAAGGCCTGAGCGACAGCGGCGAAGACGAGCTATAG
- the ribH gene encoding 6,7-dimethyl-8-ribityllumazine synthase: MVDDNIRLLIVEGRNHSGISDELLRGAAQAIEAQGAEYDVITVSSALQIPTAIALAEEAGHKPVGVRYDGYVALGVVIRGETYHFELVAHETARGLQDLGVGKRLPIGFGVLAVDDEAQAWTRAKVNEGDRGGAAAKACLETIALKRQLLGQGR, encoded by the coding sequence ATGGTAGACGACAACATCCGCCTGCTGATCGTGGAGGGCCGAAACCATTCGGGCATCTCCGACGAACTGCTGCGCGGAGCCGCCCAGGCGATCGAGGCCCAGGGCGCCGAATACGACGTGATCACGGTCTCCAGCGCGCTGCAGATTCCGACCGCCATCGCCCTGGCCGAGGAGGCCGGCCACAAGCCGGTGGGCGTGCGCTACGACGGCTACGTCGCCCTCGGCGTGGTCATTCGCGGCGAAACCTATCATTTCGAGTTGGTCGCCCACGAGACCGCGCGCGGCCTGCAGGACCTGGGCGTCGGCAAGCGCCTGCCGATCGGCTTCGGCGTGCTGGCCGTCGACGACGAGGCGCAGGCCTGGACCCGCGCCAAGGTCAACGAAGGCGATCGCGGCGGCGCGGCCGCCAAGGCGTGCCTGGAAACCATCGCTCTGAAGCGTCAATTGTTGGGACAGGGCCGATGA
- the nusB gene encoding transcription antitermination factor NusB, with amino-acid sequence MSGNRIQPRSVARLAAVQALYQMEVSGAGVDSVIREFSEHRFDRDVEGEQLAAADETFFAELAKGVVTNQAKVDQGIVKRLASGWRLERLDATARAVLRAGAFELMYRSDVPTEVVINEYVEIAKSFFEGPESGFINGALDAIARDARD; translated from the coding sequence ATGAGCGGCAACCGCATTCAACCGCGTTCGGTGGCGCGTCTCGCCGCCGTGCAGGCCCTCTACCAGATGGAGGTCTCGGGCGCGGGCGTCGATTCCGTTATCCGCGAGTTCTCCGAGCACCGCTTTGACCGCGACGTCGAAGGCGAGCAGCTGGCGGCGGCCGACGAAACCTTCTTCGCGGAACTGGCCAAGGGCGTGGTGACCAACCAGGCCAAGGTTGACCAGGGCATCGTCAAGCGCCTGGCCTCGGGCTGGCGCCTGGAGCGCCTGGACGCCACGGCCCGCGCCGTGCTGCGCGCTGGGGCCTTCGAGTTGATGTATCGGTCGGACGTTCCGACCGAGGTCGTCATCAACGAATATGTCGAGATCGCTAAATCCTTTTTTGAAGGTCCTGAGTCAGGCTTCATCAATGGCGCCCTCGACGCGATCGCCCGTGATGCACGAGACTGA
- the thiL gene encoding thiamine-phosphate kinase, producing MAPSTRSPVMHETDEDDWFAEDDAPPTAVAPATEFDHIARLLRPLTRGDPAALDLLDDAAVLPSRPGYDLVVTKDAMVAGVHFLADEALDVVARKLLRTNLSDLAAKAAEPYGYFLAVGWPSGSDVASRETFARGLAEDGAAFDISLLGGDTVTTSGPLVVSATFLGWVPQGGAILRRGAKPGDRLMVSGTIGDGWLGLLAQWGEVADADGSMLRRYRQPEPRVTLREAMRVHAKAAADVSDGLLADSSHIAKASGCRVRVDLERLPLSPGGQAWLDQQPEQVEGRISLASGGDDYEIVCAVDPSEAWNFRVAAAAAGVKVSEIGEFVEGEGVSAYYKGRDVTPSRLGWLHG from the coding sequence ATGGCGCCCTCGACGCGATCGCCCGTGATGCACGAGACTGACGAAGACGACTGGTTCGCTGAAGACGACGCTCCGCCGACGGCGGTAGCGCCCGCGACGGAATTCGACCATATCGCGCGCCTTCTGCGCCCGCTGACGCGTGGCGATCCGGCGGCGCTCGACCTGCTGGACGACGCGGCGGTTCTGCCCTCGCGCCCGGGCTACGATCTGGTCGTCACCAAGGACGCCATGGTCGCCGGCGTGCATTTCCTGGCCGACGAGGCGCTGGACGTCGTCGCTCGCAAGCTGCTGCGCACCAATCTCTCGGATCTGGCCGCCAAGGCCGCCGAACCGTACGGCTACTTCCTGGCCGTCGGCTGGCCCTCGGGTTCGGACGTCGCCTCGCGCGAGACGTTCGCGCGCGGCCTGGCCGAGGACGGGGCGGCCTTCGACATTTCCCTGCTGGGCGGCGACACCGTCACCACCTCGGGGCCGCTGGTGGTTTCCGCGACCTTCCTGGGCTGGGTTCCGCAAGGCGGGGCGATCCTGCGTCGCGGCGCCAAGCCTGGCGACCGGCTGATGGTCTCCGGCACGATCGGCGACGGCTGGCTGGGCCTGCTGGCCCAGTGGGGCGAGGTGGCCGACGCCGACGGCTCGATGCTGCGCCGCTATCGCCAGCCCGAGCCGCGCGTGACCCTGCGCGAGGCCATGCGCGTCCACGCCAAGGCCGCCGCCGACGTTTCCGACGGCCTGTTGGCCGACAGCTCCCACATCGCCAAGGCCAGCGGCTGCCGCGTGCGCGTCGACCTGGAGCGCCTGCCGCTGTCGCCCGGCGGTCAGGCCTGGCTGGACCAGCAGCCCGAGCAGGTCGAGGGGCGCATCTCCCTGGCCTCGGGCGGCGACGACTACGAGATCGTCTGCGCCGTCGACCCCAGCGAGGCCTGGAACTTCCGCGTCGCCGCCGCCGCCGCGGGCGTGAAGGTCAGCGAGATCGGCGAGTTCGTGGAAGGCGAGGGGGTCTCAGCCTACTACAAGGGCCGCGACGTTACGCCCTCGCGCCTGGGCTGGCTGCACGGCTGA
- a CDS encoding sodium-translocating pyrophosphatase — translation MSLWLNLAIGAGLLAVLYGAVQTASLMRASAGNARMQEIAAAIQEGAQAYLNRQYTTIGLVGVVVIAILAFFFKSWEQPVGFALGAILSGAAGFAGMLISVRANVRTAQASSESLAKGLSMAFTSGAVTGMLVAGFALIGVAGYFALLLSTGHAGTDRVVVDSLVALGFGASLISIFARLGGGIFTKGADVGGDLVGKVEAGIPEDDPRNAATIADNVGDNVGDCAGMAADLFETYAVTTVATMVLAAIFFRGTEAVSSMMLLPLAICAVCIVTSIVGAFFVRLGKNQNIMGALYQGLIVTGLLSIPAVWYVIHQLVPAAVTVGPKTFDANSLFYCGLAGLAVTALIVLITEYYTGTNFRPVKSVAQASVSGHGTNVIQGLAMSLESTALPALTIIVGIVVTYNLAGLFGIAIATTTMLSLAGFIVALDAFGPVTDNAGGIAEMAGLPPEVRVTTDALDAVGNTTKAVTKGYAIGSAGLGALVLFAAYTEDLKFFSANATPGSFFDGMGAVTFDLSNPYVVVGLLFGGLLPFLFGGLSMTAVGRAAESVVAEVRRQFRENPGIMTGEVKPEYGKAVDILTKAAIREMIVPSLLPVVSPVVLFFVINAIAGKVDAFAALGAMLMGVIVTGLFVAISMTSGGGAWDNAKKVIEEGFTDKNGVLHKKGGDTHKAAVTGDTVGDPYKDTSGPAVNPMIKITNIVALLLLAVLAHGV, via the coding sequence ATGAGTCTTTGGCTTAATCTGGCCATCGGGGCCGGGCTTCTGGCGGTGCTGTACGGCGCCGTGCAGACGGCCAGTCTGATGCGGGCCTCGGCCGGCAACGCACGGATGCAGGAGATCGCCGCGGCGATCCAGGAAGGGGCCCAGGCCTATCTGAACCGCCAGTACACGACGATTGGCCTCGTCGGCGTGGTGGTGATCGCCATTCTGGCGTTCTTCTTCAAATCTTGGGAACAGCCGGTCGGCTTCGCCCTGGGCGCGATCCTGTCGGGCGCGGCCGGCTTCGCGGGCATGCTGATCTCGGTCCGGGCCAATGTCCGCACCGCTCAGGCGTCGTCGGAGAGCCTGGCCAAGGGCCTGTCGATGGCCTTCACCTCCGGCGCCGTCACCGGCATGCTGGTGGCCGGCTTCGCCCTGATCGGCGTGGCGGGCTACTTCGCGCTGCTGCTGTCGACGGGTCACGCCGGCACCGATCGTGTGGTCGTCGACTCGCTGGTGGCCCTGGGCTTCGGCGCTTCGCTGATCTCGATCTTCGCCCGTCTGGGCGGCGGCATCTTCACCAAGGGCGCCGACGTCGGCGGCGATCTGGTGGGCAAGGTCGAGGCGGGCATCCCCGAGGATGACCCCCGCAACGCCGCCACCATCGCCGACAACGTGGGCGACAATGTCGGCGACTGCGCCGGCATGGCCGCCGACCTGTTCGAGACCTATGCGGTGACAACGGTCGCCACCATGGTCCTGGCGGCGATCTTCTTCCGCGGCACCGAAGCGGTGTCGTCGATGATGCTGCTGCCGCTGGCCATCTGCGCGGTCTGCATCGTCACCTCCATCGTCGGCGCGTTCTTTGTCCGCCTGGGCAAGAACCAGAACATCATGGGCGCCCTGTACCAGGGCCTGATCGTGACCGGCCTCCTGTCGATCCCGGCCGTGTGGTACGTGATCCATCAGCTGGTGCCGGCCGCCGTCACCGTCGGCCCCAAGACCTTCGACGCCAACAGCCTGTTCTATTGCGGCCTGGCCGGTCTGGCCGTCACCGCCCTGATCGTGCTGATCACCGAATACTACACCGGCACCAATTTCCGCCCGGTGAAGTCGGTGGCCCAGGCTTCGGTCTCGGGGCACGGCACCAACGTGATCCAGGGCCTGGCCATGTCGCTGGAGTCCACGGCCCTGCCGGCCCTGACCATCATCGTCGGCATCGTCGTCACCTATAATCTGGCGGGCCTGTTCGGCATCGCCATCGCCACCACGACCATGCTGTCGCTGGCCGGCTTCATCGTCGCTCTCGACGCCTTCGGTCCGGTCACCGACAACGCCGGCGGCATCGCCGAGATGGCGGGCCTGCCGCCGGAAGTCCGCGTCACCACCGACGCCCTGGACGCCGTGGGCAACACCACCAAGGCCGTCACCAAGGGCTACGCCATCGGTTCGGCCGGCCTGGGCGCCCTGGTGCTGTTCGCCGCCTATACCGAGGACCTGAAGTTCTTCTCGGCCAATGCGACGCCGGGCAGCTTCTTCGACGGCATGGGCGCGGTGACCTTCGACCTGTCGAACCCGTACGTCGTGGTCGGCCTGCTGTTCGGCGGCCTGCTGCCGTTCCTGTTCGGCGGTCTTTCCATGACGGCCGTCGGCCGCGCGGCCGAGTCGGTCGTTGCCGAGGTGCGCCGTCAGTTCCGCGAGAACCCGGGCATCATGACCGGCGAGGTTAAGCCCGAGTACGGCAAGGCCGTGGACATCCTGACCAAGGCCGCCATCCGCGAGATGATCGTGCCCAGCCTGCTGCCGGTGGTTTCGCCGGTGGTGCTGTTCTTCGTGATCAACGCCATCGCCGGCAAGGTCGACGCCTTCGCGGCGCTCGGCGCTATGCTGATGGGCGTGATCGTCACCGGCCTGTTCGTCGCCATCTCGATGACCAGCGGCGGCGGCGCCTGGGACAACGCCAAGAAGGTCATCGAGGAAGGCTTCACCGACAAGAACGGCGTCCTGCACAAGAAGGGCGGCGACACCCACAAGGCCGCCGTCACCGGCGACACCGTCGGCGATCCCTACAAGGACACCTCGGGCCCGGCCGTGAACCCGATGATCAAGATCACCAACATCGTGGCCCTGCTGCTGCTGGCGGTGCTGGCCCACGGCGTCTGA
- a CDS encoding response regulator, translating into MEGMNLRDVAILLVDDNANMRKVVSQILKAAGVRKIREANDGLEALKIFQAQEIDLIFTDLMMHPVDGLAFIRWIRTSTASPNPYVPVIMMTGHATQRTLNDARMAGVTEFLAKPLTARGVMHRINEVVNNPRPFVRATEYFGPCRRRKIDHDFQGVERRGAPQVEIQDALSEMDLEDVY; encoded by the coding sequence GTGGAGGGGATGAATCTTCGCGACGTAGCCATACTGCTCGTCGATGACAACGCGAACATGCGCAAGGTCGTGAGCCAGATCCTGAAGGCCGCCGGCGTGCGCAAGATCCGCGAGGCCAACGACGGCCTGGAGGCGCTGAAGATCTTTCAGGCGCAAGAGATCGACCTGATCTTCACCGACCTGATGATGCATCCGGTCGACGGCCTGGCGTTCATCCGCTGGATCCGCACCTCGACGGCCAGCCCCAACCCCTATGTGCCGGTGATCATGATGACCGGCCACGCCACCCAGCGCACGCTGAACGACGCCCGCATGGCCGGCGTCACCGAGTTCCTGGCCAAGCCGCTGACGGCGCGGGGGGTCATGCACCGCATCAACGAGGTGGTGAACAATCCTCGCCCGTTCGTGCGGGCCACCGAATATTTCGGGCCCTGCCGTCGCCGGAAGATCGACCACGACTTCCAGGGCGTCGAGCGCCGGGGCGCGCCGCAGGTCGAGATTCAGGACGCGCTGTCCGAAATGGACCTCGAGGACGTCTACTGA
- a CDS encoding outer membrane protein assembly factor BamE, whose protein sequence is MSRPAVFAAAVLGLAIATSACTPLTSYSGFQAIEAKPADMKVGEDSKSTLMEKLGSPSAVSTFDNNTWYYISQTTDRVAFYMPRVIKRDVVAIKFNPADEKVASVNTYTLKDGKVIAYNGRETPTRGREMTILEQLLGNVGRGGMLPQDDEAPGQRPGDRR, encoded by the coding sequence ATGTCTCGCCCCGCCGTTTTCGCCGCCGCCGTCCTTGGCCTGGCGATCGCCACGTCCGCCTGCACGCCGCTGACAAGCTATTCCGGCTTCCAGGCCATCGAGGCCAAGCCCGCCGACATGAAGGTCGGCGAGGACAGCAAGTCGACCCTGATGGAAAAGCTGGGTTCGCCGTCGGCGGTTTCGACCTTCGACAACAACACCTGGTACTACATCTCGCAGACCACCGACCGCGTGGCCTTCTACATGCCGCGCGTGATCAAGCGCGACGTCGTGGCCATCAAGTTCAATCCGGCCGACGAAAAAGTCGCCTCGGTGAACACCTACACGCTGAAGGACGGCAAGGTCATCGCCTACAACGGCCGTGAGACCCCGACGCGCGGCCGCGAGATGACCATCCTCGAACAGCTGCTGGGCAACGTTGGTCGCGGCGGCATGCTCCCGCAGGACGACGAGGCTCCGGGCCAGCGTCCAGGCGACCGCCGCTAG